The sequence TCTGGAAGAACTTACCGAATCAATAAAAAAATATGGAGTGCTCCAGCCTGTTAGCGTAAGGTCTAATGGGTTAAAATATTATGAGTTGATCGCCGGAGAGAGAAGATTGAGAGCAGCACAGCTTGCGGGATTAAAAGAGATACCAGCAATTGTGATCAATGCCACCGATAGCGATTCGGCAGTGCTTGCGCTTATTGAGAACCTTCAAAGGGAGGATTTAAATTACATTGAAGAGGCGGAAGGGTACGAGAGCCTGATAAAAGATCATAATTATACTCAGGAACAGCTGTCTTCGATTATAGGCAAAAAGCAGTCAACTATAGCAAATAAGCTGAGAATATTGAGGTTATCGGATAAAATAAAGCAGAAGCTGATAGAATATAACTTGACAGAAAGGCATGCGAGAGCAATTTTAAAGATACCCGATGAGGAAACGCAGCTTAAGATAATTGAAAAAATAAAAGAAAAGGGATATACGGTAAAAAAGACTGAGGAAATAGTGGATGGCATAATTGAAAAGATAGAAGAGTCCCATGATGAAAAGGATAATAAGGGAAGAAGAGTTAAGCGCGCAATAATGAACGCCAAAATATACATAAATACAATAAAAAATATAATGGAAAAAAGCGGTGTAAGCGCTCAGTATTCATATATAGATAAAGATGACTGGATAGAGGTTATGGTAAAAATACCCAAAAGGGCATAGGCTATATTTTACCTAAAAGGAGCAGTATGCCGATAACTATGAACGCTATTGCAGCCCCTGTTTGTATAGTATTTGCCGGAATATATTTTGAAATTATACTTCCAGCAAATACTCCGACAAGAGATGAACAGGCAAGTGCAAGGGATGCGCCTATAAAAATCGGCCATATTGATTTATTCTGAGCTGCAAGAAGCATTGTTGCTATCTGTGTCTTATCGCCGAGTTCTGCTATGAAAACCAGAAAAAAAGTTGTTATTATTAATTTAAGCATTTAAACTCCTCCAAAGTAAATACACTCGATAGAGTGCTTTTTTTATTTGCCATTATAGAATATAGCCTTTACTAAAATATATATTGCAATTAGCAGTAAAAAATATGCAGAAGGCAATAAATTATTTCCAACAATTCGAAATTTTAAATAGGATATAAATAACATAAGTTTATATTACGAATTGAAATTAAATTATATATTTATTTTAAATTTTAATATGCGTTTGTTATAATTAAGGAGTACTATAAATATATTTTGAACCGTTTTAAGAAGAGGTGAAACGATGGCAAGGTCTATTGCAATATTCAATCAGAAGGGCGGGGTGGGCAAAACTACTACCAATATAAATCTATGTTCATACCTGGCCTCGTGGGGGAAGAAAGTATTGACCATAGATATAGACCCGCAGGGGAACACCACAAGTGGAATTGGAATTGATAAGAGCAAAATAGACGTTTCGGTTTATGACGTGATATTAGGTGGAGTAGATGCAAAGGAAGCAATAAAAGATACATGCATAAAAAATCTTTACATTATACCGTCGACAGTGCAGCTTGCAGGGGCGGAGATAGAACTTATAGGAATAAATGAAAGAGAAATAATGCTGAAGCAGGCGTTAAAGTCAGTAAACGATGAGTATGATTTTATTTTTATAGACTGTCCCCCATCCCTTGGGCTGTTAACGATAAATGCGCTGTCGGCTGTAAGCAGCGTGATAATACCGATACAGTGCGAGTTTTACGCTTTAGAAGGAGTTGGCCAGCTTATAAAAACGATACAGCTTGTAAGAAGGAACCTTAACCCTCATCTTGAGATTGAGGGTGTGGTATTATGTATGTTTGATGGGAGGACGAATCTTTCGACGGCTGTTGTAGATGAGGTGAAAAGATTTTTTAAAGGGAAGGTATATAAGACAATGATACCGAGAAATATAAGGCTTGCTGAATCGCCAAGCTATGGACAACCTATAATGCAATATGATCCAAAGTGCAAGGGCGCAGAATCCTACGAAGAATTTGCACGTGAGTTTTTGATAAATGAGAAATACAGATCAAGGGATGTGATATGATGGCAAATAAAAAACCTGCTTTGGGGAGGGGATTGGAAGCGCTGATTCCGGATATTGAACCGGAGGTGGAAGGCGGTATTACTGAAATAGATATAAATGAAATACAACCTAATAAAGAGCAGCCGAGAAAGAAATTCGACGAGGATAAATTAAAGCAACTTGCGGAATCGATAAAGGAGCATGGAGTCGTACAGCCTGTTATAGTTAAAAAGGAAGGCGAATTTTATTCATTAATAGCCGGAGAGAGAAGATGGAGAGCGGCCAGGATCGCAGGAATCAGAAAAATACCGGCTATAATAAAAGATTTTACAAATAATGAAGTAATGGAGATTTCCCTTATAGAGAATCTCCAGAGGGAAGATTTAAACCCTATAGAAGAAGCTGAAGCATATGCAAGATTAATAAATGAATTCAATATGACTCAGGAGGATATAGCAAATAAGATCGGTAAAAGCAGATCCGCCGTAGCGAATATATTAAGATTGATAAATCTTGATGAAAGAGTAAGGAAATTTGTCTACGAAGATGTGCTCTCTGAAGGGCACGCAAGGGCGCTGATAAATATAGATGATAAGGATGTACAATATGAAACGGCAAAAAAAATAATCGACGAAAATCTAAATGTAAGACAGTCTGAAAAATTAGTAAAGAAAATTTTATTGAGCAAAATAATTGAGAAGAGAAGGAAACCTCAGAAAAAGAATGAGCCTTATATAAATGATATTCAGGAAAAGCTAAAAAATCATTTAGGTACAAAAGTCAGAGTAACATATGGACGAAAAAAGGGAAAGATTGAAATAGAATATTATTCTTATGATGACTTGGAACGCCTAATGAATTTGTTGAATATTTAAATTGTTTCACGTGAAACAAAATCCGGGAGACGCTGATACATAAGGCTTAGAAATGTACACTCGAAAAATTTTTGCAAAGTTTCAGCGGGTTGAAATGCTCATTTCGTTGCTCAAATAACGCAAGTTCAGACTTGCAGGATGGAAGTCTAGTGCATACCATACGGTGAGCATTTTCACGCCGGATGAAATTTTGCTAACATTGCAATAGTATTATGACAGTTTTTGTTATATAATATTAATGCCATCTATATACAGCTAAAGGAAAGGTGAACAATTTATGAATTTTATATTTGATCTCATAAAAAGCTATAGCGCATACATTATACTTGCGCTTTTATTCATTATCATTATTGAGTTTATAATAATTTTATGCAACACTGCCGGTATTTCAAAGCTTAAACATAAGTACAGAAAATTTACGAGGGGCGGCAAGAATAAAAACATTGAGGAACTTTTAACTGACATCATGGGTAAACTCGATAATGCAGTCGAAACATCAGATAAAATGAAAAATTTATATGGAGGAATAAATGAAAGACTGGATAAATGCATTCAAAAGGTAAGTTTGCTCAGATATAAAGCATTTGATGACATGGGAAGCGCGGCTTTAAGCTTCTCGATAGCCTTGCTGGATGCGCACAATGATGGATTTATAATAACCGGTATATACGGAAGCGATGAATGTGCTACATATGCAAAACCTGTTGAAAAGGGAATCCCTAAATATAACCTCTCTGACGAGGAGAAACAGGTCTTGGAAGAAGCCATGAAAAAAAGGGCAAACATTAATAATTAAACTGGTATGTATAAAAACCCACATCACGAAAATACTAAAAGTAAGTGAGGTGGGTTTATGTTTAGTATAAATATTGATGAGAATCTGGAATACCTTTCTGATGAATTAAAAAACATGGGATACGCTGTATACAGGATTTCAGATAAAAAGTATGCCGATGTTGTCATATACTCGGGGAAGGTCACTCATTTATCATCACTGGACTCGTCCTTGGGCGG comes from Clostridiales bacterium and encodes:
- a CDS encoding YkuS family protein — encoded protein: MFSINIDENLEYLSDELKNMGYAVYRISDKKYADVVIYSGKVTHLSSLDSSLGGVFLINGDGKSGADIENIIKCRAYSPLF
- a CDS encoding ParB/RepB/Spo0J family partition protein, whose protein sequence is MALDRSKEIKNIRIELIRPNVYQPRKKFNQESLEELTESIKKYGVLQPVSVRSNGLKYYELIAGERRLRAAQLAGLKEIPAIVINATDSDSAVLALIENLQREDLNYIEEAEGYESLIKDHNYTQEQLSSIIGKKQSTIANKLRILRLSDKIKQKLIEYNLTERHARAILKIPDEETQLKIIEKIKEKGYTVKKTEEIVDGIIEKIEESHDEKDNKGRRVKRAIMNAKIYINTIKNIMEKSGVSAQYSYIDKDDWIEVMVKIPKRA
- a CDS encoding ParB/RepB/Spo0J family partition protein, with translation MANKKPALGRGLEALIPDIEPEVEGGITEIDINEIQPNKEQPRKKFDEDKLKQLAESIKEHGVVQPVIVKKEGEFYSLIAGERRWRAARIAGIRKIPAIIKDFTNNEVMEISLIENLQREDLNPIEEAEAYARLINEFNMTQEDIANKIGKSRSAVANILRLINLDERVRKFVYEDVLSEGHARALINIDDKDVQYETAKKIIDENLNVRQSEKLVKKILLSKIIEKRRKPQKKNEPYINDIQEKLKNHLGTKVRVTYGRKKGKIEIEYYSYDDLERLMNLLNI
- a CDS encoding AAA family ATPase produces the protein MARSIAIFNQKGGVGKTTTNINLCSYLASWGKKVLTIDIDPQGNTTSGIGIDKSKIDVSVYDVILGGVDAKEAIKDTCIKNLYIIPSTVQLAGAEIELIGINEREIMLKQALKSVNDEYDFIFIDCPPSLGLLTINALSAVSSVIIPIQCEFYALEGVGQLIKTIQLVRRNLNPHLEIEGVVLCMFDGRTNLSTAVVDEVKRFFKGKVYKTMIPRNIRLAESPSYGQPIMQYDPKCKGAESYEEFAREFLINEKYRSRDVI
- a CDS encoding DUF4446 family protein, with translation MNFIFDLIKSYSAYIILALLFIIIIEFIIILCNTAGISKLKHKYRKFTRGGKNKNIEELLTDIMGKLDNAVETSDKMKNLYGGINERLDKCIQKVSLLRYKAFDDMGSAALSFSIALLDAHNDGFIITGIYGSDECATYAKPVEKGIPKYNLSDEEKQVLEEAMKKRANINN
- a CDS encoding TMEM165/GDT1 family protein, which translates into the protein MLKLIITTFFLVFIAELGDKTQIATMLLAAQNKSIWPIFIGASLALACSSLVGVFAGSIISKYIPANTIQTGAAIAFIVIGILLLLGKI